The Candidatus Methylomirabilis limnetica genome has a window encoding:
- a CDS encoding ribonuclease J, producing MSNDRTVRIVPLGGLGEIGLNMMVVEAAGDLLVIDAGLMFPDEEVFGVDHVVPDMSYLIAHREKVRAVLLTHGHEDHIGALPYLLSRINVPVYGTRFSLGLAAEKLKEANLLSDADLKLIRPRDRLQLGLFEVEFLRVCHSIPDGVALSIRTPGGLIIHTGDFKFDQSPVDGQLTDYRRLAELGDGGVLALLSDSTNAGRDGFTPSEQVVGQAFDAIFREAQGRVIVACFASNIHRVQQILDAAAATGKRVAVCGKSMVANTRIASELGCLRIPDDTLVGLAELERLPIAERVIVTTGSQGEPLSAIARMAVAAHKQVHVSPGDTVVFSSRVIPGNEKSVARTINGLYRQGARVITEDMAGVHVSGHASREELKLMLNLTRPTFFVPIHGEYRHLHQHAHLAREVGVPEARTLVIEDGDILELDGSSARIVGRAPVGRILIDGKGIGDVGDAVIRDRQRLAQEGVVAVVLAVDQQCGKLVTGPQIICSGFVNAQDSKTLTDSIKILVCSVLENASEEDRTDPRLMEQRIKTAVKKQLQKEIERRPMILSVIMEV from the coding sequence GTGTCTAACGACCGAACGGTTCGGATCGTCCCCTTGGGAGGCCTGGGGGAGATCGGTTTGAACATGATGGTCGTCGAAGCGGCGGGCGACCTGCTGGTGATAGATGCCGGGTTGATGTTCCCGGATGAGGAGGTGTTCGGGGTCGACCACGTGGTCCCGGATATGAGCTATCTGATCGCACATCGGGAGAAGGTGCGGGCAGTGCTGCTCACCCACGGCCACGAGGATCACATCGGCGCACTTCCTTACCTGCTGAGCAGGATCAATGTCCCGGTTTATGGCACGCGCTTCTCACTGGGGCTGGCGGCGGAAAAACTGAAGGAAGCGAATCTCCTGTCCGATGCCGACCTCAAGCTCATTCGTCCCCGCGATCGCCTTCAGCTCGGCCTTTTTGAGGTTGAGTTTCTTCGGGTCTGCCACAGCATTCCAGACGGCGTAGCACTGTCCATCAGGACCCCCGGCGGCCTGATTATACACACCGGCGATTTCAAATTCGACCAGAGCCCGGTGGATGGCCAACTTACCGATTACCGGCGGCTTGCCGAGCTCGGGGATGGTGGCGTGCTGGCCCTTCTCTCGGATAGTACGAATGCGGGTCGGGATGGATTCACGCCTTCGGAGCAGGTGGTGGGGCAGGCTTTCGACGCAATCTTTCGGGAGGCTCAGGGACGCGTTATCGTGGCCTGCTTCGCCTCAAACATTCATCGCGTCCAACAGATCCTCGATGCGGCGGCAGCTACGGGAAAGCGGGTGGCGGTTTGTGGCAAGAGCATGGTGGCCAATACGCGGATCGCGTCGGAGTTGGGATGCCTCCGGATCCCTGATGACACGCTCGTTGGACTGGCCGAGTTGGAGCGCCTCCCGATTGCGGAGCGGGTGATCGTGACCACTGGGAGCCAAGGCGAACCCCTCTCCGCCATCGCCAGAATGGCTGTCGCGGCGCACAAACAGGTCCACGTGTCGCCCGGCGATACCGTCGTCTTCTCGTCGCGCGTCATCCCTGGCAATGAAAAATCGGTGGCTCGAACAATTAACGGCCTCTACCGACAGGGGGCCCGTGTCATCACCGAGGATATGGCTGGAGTCCATGTCTCGGGACATGCCAGCCGGGAAGAGCTGAAGCTGATGCTGAATCTGACCCGTCCCACCTTCTTTGTACCGATTCACGGAGAGTACCGCCACCTGCACCAGCACGCCCACTTGGCACGGGAGGTCGGAGTACCGGAAGCCAGGACCCTCGTCATCGAGGACGGCGACATCCTGGAGCTAGATGGCAGCAGCGCCCGGATCGTTGGTAGAGCACCCGTCGGTCGGATCCTCATCGACGGGAAGGGGATCGGGGATGTTGGGGACGCCGTCATTCGCGACCGGCAGCGGTTGGCGCAGGAGGGGGTAGTGGCCGTGGTCCTTGCCGTAGATCAGCAGTGCGGCAAGTTGGTGACAGGACCTCAGATAATCTGCAGCGGGTTCGTCAATGCACAGGATTCGAAAACCCTCACGGATAGCATCAAAATCCTGGTCTGCTCCGTACTGGAAAATGCCTCTGAAGAGGACCGCACCGATCCGCGCCTCATGGAGCAACGGATCAAGACTGCGGTTAAGAAGCAGTTGCAGAAAGAGATCGAACGACGGCCCATGATCCTGTCGGTGATCATGGAGGTGTAA